GGATCTTTGCGCACCTTAATCTTGCGAAATGTCATATCGAGTGCGTCATAGACCATCAATGAACCAATCAGTGGTTCACCAACTCCTGTCAGCACTTTGATTGCCTCTGTTGTCTGAATAGAACCGATGGTTGCGCAGAGAACTCCGAGCACTCCACCTTCGGCACAACTTGGAACCATTCCTGGAGGTGGTGGTTCTGGATAGAGACAGCGGTAGCAAGGACCGTACTCGGCCCAGAACACACTTGCCTGACCATCAAAGCGATAGATAGAGCCCCAGACATACGGCTTCTTCAGTAGCACGCATGCATCGTTAACTAAATAACGTGTAGCAAAGTTATCTGTTCCATCAACAATGATGTCGTACTGAGAAAAAATCTCCATCACATTGGAGTTATCAAGACGAGTCTCGTGAAGAATGACATTGACGTAAGGATTGATTTCGGCAATCTTCTCCTTGGCACTGAGGGCCTTGCTCTTTCCAATATCTGATTGGCCATGAATAATCTGGCGCTGCAAGTTAGATTCATCGACTGTATCGAATTCAACGATGCCCAATGTGCCAACGCCAGCTGCTGCAAGATACATAAGTGCAGGAGAGCCGAGTCCACCAGCGCCAACGCAGAGAACTTTTGCATTCATCAAACGTTGCTGACCCGCCATTGCTACATCAGGGATGATCAAATGGCGGCTATAGCGGCGCACTTCATCAACGGTTAGCGCAGGTCCTGGCGTGACTAGAGGAGGCGTCTTCATGCAGGTAATTCTGCCGTACTGTGCCTTTCGTGGCGAATTCAGTACGATTCGCACAATGACTACAGAATCAGCAACTGCAAACAATTCGCGTTCAGATAAGTCTCGCCTTCCTCGCGATGAAAGACGCGCAATTTTGCTCTCTGCTGCCCTCGAAGTTTTCACTGCGGCTGGGTATCACTCCGCAGCGATGGATGAGATTGCAGATCGAGCAAATGTCAGCAAGCCAGTTCTCTACCAACATTTCCCATCGAAGCTCGATCTCTACCTAGCCGTTCTCGATCTCCATATTGATTCACTGGTCTTTGAAATTCAGAAAGCAATTTCTTCAACGCCTGATAACGAGCGACGAGTGCATGTGACCATCGAGGCTTACTTCAACTTTATTGAGAACGAAGGAGAAGCATTCCGTCTGCTCTTTGAAAGCGACATGAGTGTTGAACCACAAGTGCGTGAACGTCTCAATCGAATGACATATGACTGTGCTGCGGCTGTGTCAGGTGTTATTTCAAATGACACTGGCCTTCCCAAGGAAGCTGCAATGATGCTTGGAGTTGGGTTAATTGGTTATGTCCAGGTCACAGCTCGCCACTGGCTTGAGCGTGATAGCAAACTCACGCGTCAGCAAGCTATGGATCTCGTTGAAAACCTCATGTGGCGAGGAATTTCTGGATTTCCCCGTACAGACTCTTAGCGAATAAGATAGGCACATGAGTTCAAAGAAATCTGAAAAAGCAGCAAAAGTTCGTATCTCCATTATCAATGTTGGAAGTGAACTCTCTTTTGACTGCCCTTCAACTCCCGCTGAGATCAAGAGCGCAGTTACTGCAGCTCTGACAGCGCAGACACCACTTTCTCTTCAAGATGTACAGGGCCACGAGATCATCGTCCCTGCGGACAAGATTGGTTATGTCGAAATCGGCGAGCCAGCTGAACGCCGCGTCGGTTTCGGCGTTGTGTAAGTGAGCCTGACTTTCGCAGATCTTCCTCTTCGCAAGGAAACAATTGATGCTCTCCACGAGCATGGCTTCACATCCCCCTTTCCTATTCAAGAGATGGTGATGCCTATTGCACTCGCTGATGGCGATGTCATTGGTCAGGCAAAGACAGGAACAGGTAAGACTCTCGCATTCGGAATTCCCGTTATTGAACGTGTTATCGCACCTAATGATGCAGATTGGGCCCAGCTTCCTAATCAAGGAAAACCTCAAGTACTCATCGTTGTTCCAACACGCGAACTCTGCGTTCAGGTCACCAAAGATGTTGAAGAGCTCTCATTTAACCGCGGCATCCGCACACTCGCTGTTTACGGTGGACGCGCATTTGAACCACAGATTGAGGCGCTTAACAACGGTGTTGAAATCGTTGTTGGAACACCAGGACGCCTTCTTGATCTCTATCGCCAAGGACAATTGACGCTCAAGTTTGTCTCTCGTGTTGTTCTTGATGAAGCAGATGAGATGCTCGACCTTGGCTTCTTACCCGATGTTGAAAAGATCTTTACAAGCACTCCAGCTCGCCAGCAAACAATGCTCTTCTCGGCAACAATGCCTGGCGACATCATTGCTCTCGCTCGCCGCTTCATGAATCAGCCAGTACATATTCGTACGCAAGATAATGAAGATGAAGGCGCAGTTGTCTCGCGCATTGAACAGCATGTTATTCGCGCACATGCCATGGATAAGATTGAAATGCTTGCTCGTATTCTTCAAGCAGATGGACGCGGACCAACAATCGTCTTCTGCCGCACCAAGCGCACAGCACAAAAGACTTCAGATGATCTCTTTGAGCGTGGATTCCGTGCAGCAACCATCCATGGCGATCTTGGACAATCTGCCCGTGAAAAGGCACTTAATGACTTTAAAGCCGGCAAATCAGATGTTCTGATCGCAACTGATGTTGCAGCTCGCGGAATTGATATCGATGGCATCACCCACGTCATCAACTACCAATGCCCTGAGGATGAGAAGACCTACGTTCACCGCATTGGTCGTACTGCTCGTGCGGGAGCAGCTGGAATAGCTGTGACCTTTGTCGATTGGGATGACCTTGCACGCTGGAAGATGATTGACACAGCACTAGTGCTGGGATTACCAGAACCAGTTGAAACGTATTCATCATCTGAGCATCTCTTTGAAATGCTCAATATTCCTGCAGGATCTTCAGGGCGTATGACAAAGAAGAGCGCTGCTGCGGTTGATAAACCAAAGAGTGATCGCCCTAAGAGTGATCGTCCAAGAAGTGAGAAGGCAGTTGAGCCAAAGAAGCCGGCAGCCGATCGCATCAAGCGCGAACGCACACGTACCAAGCGAATTTCTGAGTAATTAACTCGCAGCAAATGCCTTAATTGCATTTGCCAACATCTGAACAGCAATAGCTGCAAGTAAGAGACCTGCAATACTTGCAAGAAGTGTGACACCTGAATCCTTAATGAGACCAACGATTTTTGTCGATGCCATCAGTACAGTTCCGATAATCAGGTGCACGGCCAAAATGGCAATTACCAAACCAAGAATCTGAGCATTGGTATCTGCCTTCTGCACATAAATCATGGTTGCAACAATCGCACCAGGACCTGCAAGAAGTGGTGTTCCCAGTGGGACCATCCCAATGTTATCGCTGGCATTTTCTGTGCCAGTGTTTTTGTTGCCAGTTAGTAGCTGCAGAGCAACATAGAGAAGGAGTAATCCACCTGCTGCTTGTAGTGCTTCAATCGAAACATTCATGTAATCAAGAATGAAGCGACCAAAGAGAGCAAAGCTTGCAATAACAAAGAGTGAAACACCTGCAGCCTGCCAGGCAAGACGCACGCGCTCACGAGGAGACTTATCACCAACGAGTCCCAAGAAAATTGGTGTGGCACCCGGTGGATCCATAATGACAAAGAGGGTCACGAAGGCTTGGGTGGCAAAGGTAACTGCTCCGAGTGAATTCATTTCTTAACAACCCTTCGCGCATCTGCAAGTGACTCTAATTGTTCCCATTGTGCCTGATGAGTTGTGTTTTCTGCTAACCCATTAAGTTTGCCTGTGCCGTGATAATCACTTGAGCCTGTAATAACAAGATTTAACTCTTGAGCAATGGCAGTCAAGGTGCTTTGTTCGTCAGCGCTCTGATCTCGGTGATGCACTTCTATTCCATTAAGCCCTGCTGCGACTAAATCAGTAAATGTTGATGCAGTGATGATCTGGCCACGGCGAGATGCAAAAGGGTGAGCAATGACTGCTACTCCCCCAGCTTTTCGAATTACTTCAATCGCATCAACGGGTGTGGGCGCAGCATGGGTGACATAGTATTTCGATTCATTATTGAGCAGATCTAAGAAAGCTTCATCACGTGTTGCTACTACTCCATTTGCCACAAGTGCATCAGCTAAATGAGGACGTCCCACTGTGGCACCTTCTGGCGTTGCTCGATAGACATCATCGAGTGAGATGTTAATTCCATCTGCGCTCATGAGTTCAACCATCTTGCGCATACGTGGCACACGAGTATCGCGTGAATCCGACAGCATTTGCTGCATCTCACTGT
The genomic region above belongs to Candidatus Planktophila dulcis and contains:
- the moeZ gene encoding adenylyltransferase/sulfurtransferase MoeZ, whose amino-acid sequence is MKTPPLVTPGPALTVDEVRRYSRHLIIPDVAMAGQQRLMNAKVLCVGAGGLGSPALMYLAAAGVGTLGIVEFDTVDESNLQRQIIHGQSDIGKSKALSAKEKIAEINPYVNVILHETRLDNSNVMEIFSQYDIIVDGTDNFATRYLVNDACVLLKKPYVWGSIYRFDGQASVFWAEYGPCYRCLYPEPPPPGMVPSCAEGGVLGVLCATIGSIQTTEAIKVLTGVGEPLIGSLMVYDALDMTFRKIKVRKDPNCPLCSENATQTALLPDYEAFCGTLSEAAQEASSGSTITVQDLKAKIDNKDNFYLIDVREPSEYEIVNIPTAHLIPKQGFIDGSVLASLPQDKPIVLHCKSGVRSAECLAILKNAGFADASHVFGGVIAWAKQIDTTLPVY
- a CDS encoding TetR/AcrR family transcriptional regulator produces the protein MTTESATANNSRSDKSRLPRDERRAILLSAALEVFTAAGYHSAAMDEIADRANVSKPVLYQHFPSKLDLYLAVLDLHIDSLVFEIQKAISSTPDNERRVHVTIEAYFNFIENEGEAFRLLFESDMSVEPQVRERLNRMTYDCAAAVSGVISNDTGLPKEAAMMLGVGLIGYVQVTARHWLERDSKLTRQQAMDLVENLMWRGISGFPRTDS
- a CDS encoding DUF3107 domain-containing protein; protein product: MSSKKSEKAAKVRISIINVGSELSFDCPSTPAEIKSAVTAALTAQTPLSLQDVQGHEIIVPADKIGYVEIGEPAERRVGFGVV
- a CDS encoding DEAD/DEAH box helicase, translating into MSLTFADLPLRKETIDALHEHGFTSPFPIQEMVMPIALADGDVIGQAKTGTGKTLAFGIPVIERVIAPNDADWAQLPNQGKPQVLIVVPTRELCVQVTKDVEELSFNRGIRTLAVYGGRAFEPQIEALNNGVEIVVGTPGRLLDLYRQGQLTLKFVSRVVLDEADEMLDLGFLPDVEKIFTSTPARQQTMLFSATMPGDIIALARRFMNQPVHIRTQDNEDEGAVVSRIEQHVIRAHAMDKIEMLARILQADGRGPTIVFCRTKRTAQKTSDDLFERGFRAATIHGDLGQSAREKALNDFKAGKSDVLIATDVAARGIDIDGITHVINYQCPEDEKTYVHRIGRTARAGAAGIAVTFVDWDDLARWKMIDTALVLGLPEPVETYSSSEHLFEMLNIPAGSSGRMTKKSAAAVDKPKSDRPKSDRPRSEKAVEPKKPAADRIKRERTRTKRISE
- a CDS encoding MarC family protein, which encodes MNSLGAVTFATQAFVTLFVIMDPPGATPIFLGLVGDKSPRERVRLAWQAAGVSLFVIASFALFGRFILDYMNVSIEALQAAGGLLLLYVALQLLTGNKNTGTENASDNIGMVPLGTPLLAGPGAIVATMIYVQKADTNAQILGLVIAILAVHLIIGTVLMASTKIVGLIKDSGVTLLASIAGLLLAAIAVQMLANAIKAFAAS
- a CDS encoding PHP domain-containing protein yields the protein MIDLHTHTTCSDGTDAPFALVKKALAAGITTLAITDHDSTAGWEEAVSAIQPQIELVLGAEISCLTTDGISVHMLGLLFDGKNSEMQQMLSDSRDTRVPRMRKMVELMSADGINISLDDVYRATPEGATVGRPHLADALVANGVVATRDEAFLDLLNNESKYYVTHAAPTPVDAIEVIRKAGGVAVIAHPFASRRGQIITASTFTDLVAAGLNGIEVHHRDQSADEQSTLTAIAQELNLVITGSSDYHGTGKLNGLAENTTHQAQWEQLESLADARRVVKK